The Microbacterium phyllosphaerae region TCACGGGCGACGTGACCGGCGGCTACACGGCCACCCTCGTGGTCGGCGTCGACACGACGACCACTCCCTCCGCAGGCTCCGCCCCCTCGGGCGGCGACGGCGGCCCCGGCGGCGGCCAGGCGCCGTCCAACTGACGCTCTCACGAAAGGAGAGAAGACATGCTTCAGAACCTCACAGGGTGGCACGCCCTGATCATCCTCGCGATCGTCGTCCTCATCTTCGGCGCCGCCAAGCTCCCCGCCCTCGCCAAGAGCGTGGGGCAGTCCATGCGCATCCTCAAGACCGAGGTGTCCGAACCTGCGACCGACACCGCACCCGAAACCGCGCCGCGGCCGGTGACGCCACGGGGCGCCCGTGCATACGTCGACGCGGTCGCCGCGGACGACCTCGCTCGTCCTGTCGCGCGCGCCGCGGAGTAGACCGTGACCGTGCTCGCACCTGACGTGGTCGGGGACTCCGCCTCGACCACGCGGGCCGGCACCTCGACCGGGATGCCGCTGTCCTCGCACCTGCGCGAGGCGCGCACCCGCTCCCTCCGCGCGGTGGCGGCGCTCCTGATCGGAGTGGCTGTCGGCTATCTCCTGTCCGACCAGGTCATGGAGATCGTGAGGGCGCCGATCACGGCTCTCGCCGAATCTCGCGACGCGAGCCTGAACTACGACAGCATCACCGGAGCCTTCGATCTCAAGCTCAAGATCGCGCTCTTCGGCGGCATCGCGCTGTCGAGCCCTGTCTGGATGTACGAGCTGTTCGCCTTCCTCGCCCCCGGACTGAACCGGCGGGAGAAGAAGTACACATTCGGGTTCCTCGCGGCGTCCGTCCCGCTCTTCGCGAGCGGGTGCGTCGCGGGCTTCCTGCTGTTCCCGCACATGGTGGAGATGCTCGCCGGCTTCGCCTCGACGGAGGACAGCACCCTCCTCCAGGCCTCGTATTACGTGGACTTCATCCTCAAGATCGTTCTCGCCACCGGTGTCGCCTTCGTGCTCCCCGTGTTCCTCGTGATGCTGAATCTGCTCGGCATCCTGCCGGCGCGGTCGATCGCGCGCAGCTGGCGGATCGTCGTCGTCGCGATCGTCCTCTTCAGTGCGATCGTGACACCGGCCGCCGACGTGCTGTCGATGTTCCTCATCGCGGTGCCGATGACTGCGCTGTTCCTCGTGGCGCTGGTCATCGCCTGGCTCCACGATCGGGCGGCGAGCCGCCGCCTCTCCGCGATCTCCGCGGACATCTCCCGAGCGACGGAGGAGTGACGATGTTCGGACTCACGATCGAGAAGCTCTTCGTCGTCGCACTGCTCGCCGCGGTCATCATCGGTCCTCGGCGCCTGCCGGAGTACGCGGGGAGGCTGGGCGCACTGATCCGTCGACTCACCGTGCTGGCCGGAGACGCCGCGCGTCGCGCGGAGCAGGAGACCGGCGTGGCGGCCATCCGAGAGGACTGGACCGCGCTGGACCCCCGACAGTACGACCCTCGGCGCATCATCCGCGAAGCGTGGGCCGCATCCGACGCGGAGGGTTCGACGGACGAGGCTGCCTCTTCATCGGCCGAGGTGCCGGTGCCTGCGATGAGCCCTCCGGATGCGCCGGAGAGCGAGTCCTCCGCGCCCGCCGGATCCTGGGTCATGGCCGGATCGTCGGGGCATCCCCGTCGCGTGTGGGTGCCCGAGGAGAACTGAACCGCGTTCGGAAGACGTCGATCTGTTAGACTGATGGAGCAACGTGTGTTCTGGCCCCCCTCTAGGCCACCACGGAGCCACTGATCAGGGCCATCACGGACCAAGCGCATCGATGCGCGCGGCATCCGCCCTCGATCTCATCATCTTGCGGGTCGCGACAGCGCGTGCCCGTCACACAGCAATGAGTATGACCATGAGCATGACCACTTTTCCTCCGTCCGATCCGTTGACCTGGAAACAGGCCGACACCGACGTGCACGTCGCGACCCGCGCCGGCGAATTCGCCGGTTTCGTCGAGTTCGACGGCACCACCCACCTCGCCCGCGATCAGCGGGGCACGGAGCTCGGCTCGTTCGAGTCCCTCGACGATGCCCGCGACGCCCTCGAGGGCGCGAACACGCCGGAACGGCGCCCGTCGGCGTTCTCGCGGCGGCTGCGTCAGGTTCTGCGCCGCGGCCCGCATCGGGCGCGCGCCTGACCATCGCCTGTGACGTGCCACAGAGTCGTCACAGAGTCCGCGACGTATTCCCCACAGCGCATGTGCGGGGGGTTATGTTGAGGTAAGCGTTCGGCGATCTGCCTTGGGCTTTCCACAGCTCAAGGGCTCCGATCGACGGGAGAGCACCATCTCCATTTCACAGGTCGAAAAGACCGACGCAGTTCTCGGACCGGTACGTCAGACGTATTCGGGCAATGCAGAGATCCCCCCGATGACGCACGCCTACAAGCAGGTGTCGCAGGTCATCCGCGAGACCGGCCTGCTGCAGCGTGCCGGATGGTTCTACATCTTCGTGGCCGCCGGCCTCGCCGTGGCCCTCGGTGGAGTCATCACCGGCTTCATCCTTCTCGGTGACAGCTGGTTCCAGCTGCTGATGGCCGGCGCGCTGGGCATCATCCTCACCCAGGTGGCGTTCCTCGCCCATGAGGCCGCCCACCGCCAGATCCTCTCGACGGGCCCGGCGAACTTCCGCCTCGCCCGCATCCTCGCCGCAGGCGTGGTCGGCATCAGCTACTCCTGGTGGGACTCCAAGCACACCAAGCACCACGGGAACCCGAACCAGGTCGGCAAGGACCCCGACATCGAGGTCGACACGATCTCGTTCCTCGAGACGGATGCCGCGCAGTCGCGCGGCCTGGTCCGTCTCATCACGCGCAAGCAGGGATGGTTCTTCTTCCCGCTGCTCACGCTCGAGGGACTGAACCTGCACTACCTCGGCGTCAAGCACCTCGTGACCAGCAA contains the following coding sequences:
- a CDS encoding twin-arginine translocase TatA/TatE family subunit; the encoded protein is MLQNLTGWHALIILAIVVLIFGAAKLPALAKSVGQSMRILKTEVSEPATDTAPETAPRPVTPRGARAYVDAVAADDLARPVARAAE
- the tatC gene encoding twin-arginine translocase subunit TatC is translated as MTVLAPDVVGDSASTTRAGTSTGMPLSSHLREARTRSLRAVAALLIGVAVGYLLSDQVMEIVRAPITALAESRDASLNYDSITGAFDLKLKIALFGGIALSSPVWMYELFAFLAPGLNRREKKYTFGFLAASVPLFASGCVAGFLLFPHMVEMLAGFASTEDSTLLQASYYVDFILKIVLATGVAFVLPVFLVMLNLLGILPARSIARSWRIVVVAIVLFSAIVTPAADVLSMFLIAVPMTALFLVALVIAWLHDRAASRRLSAISADISRATEE
- a CDS encoding Sec-independent protein translocase subunit TatA/TatB, with translation MFGLTIEKLFVVALLAAVIIGPRRLPEYAGRLGALIRRLTVLAGDAARRAEQETGVAAIREDWTALDPRQYDPRRIIREAWAASDAEGSTDEAASSSAEVPVPAMSPPDAPESESSAPAGSWVMAGSSGHPRRVWVPEEN
- a CDS encoding fatty acid desaturase family protein, yielding MSISQVEKTDAVLGPVRQTYSGNAEIPPMTHAYKQVSQVIRETGLLQRAGWFYIFVAAGLAVALGGVITGFILLGDSWFQLLMAGALGIILTQVAFLAHEAAHRQILSTGPANFRLARILAAGVVGISYSWWDSKHTKHHGNPNQVGKDPDIEVDTISFLETDAAQSRGLVRLITRKQGWFFFPLLTLEGLNLHYLGVKHLVTSKKAKGRWIELGLIALRFAIVLVPVFLMLPLGMAFAFMGVQLAVFGVYMGASFAPNHKGMPIIDPNARLDFFSKQVRTSRNIRGGWWATWLMGGLNYQVEHHLFPNMPRPHLSKAREVVRDYCAANNVPYTETSLGRSYAIVIQYLNRVGLAAGADPFDCPAAAQFVRA